In Citrus sinensis cultivar Valencia sweet orange chromosome 4, DVS_A1.0, whole genome shotgun sequence, one DNA window encodes the following:
- the LOC102624625 gene encoding uncharacterized protein LOC102624625 has protein sequence MIGKEMKVIPPGFRKLWKEWDLRVMVLLSLALQIILIVLGRRRRFDSRLWIRIVAWSAYLAADSVATFALGILSGNLTDLFDEHAKALGANTELEAFWAPFLLLHLGGPDTTTAYAFEDNELWLRHFLKLIVQTIIAFYVFLMAWTGGSRLSMLSIPMFLVGLIKYGERTWVLWSASYEKLRQSLFSSTRPHPYDDIEFFTKEYYLKITHGYVTRPTLVSEVQLRTEKLLRAHGCLRLTKGLFLDAALRSRDRDSSKSVFRNLSFEDAFKVIEMELGMVYDLLYTKAPLLYTLWGLPFRLLTFFVTGCALVLFTFLQRSQKQKYSKVDLFVTFSLLIVAIILEIYSAVFMLIPSDQFLIWLTRRCINSKVVNAWKFIPKSPRWSRKMCQLSLLSFIVVEHEPKPLPCRKILKLLGIEKKLEKQWWVAYEEVPEDLKEVIFRFFEEKARETKPWESNSKSSFIMVPRAQGNVDDDDKLITEAAPNFEDDLGKSILFWHIITEVFYCLDEQIFEADIAKHCESIKQISRYMFYLLLVHPSMFSIGVLDLSSFEYTVHRFRDEIQEVVPNYHSKYAACRDLVKEVYYSKFRSSDRLLYDASRAAASLRKNLGEQAQAQGQGLALAEKWNELGGTWLKILAFAARKSKGNQHGQQLRRGGELLTHVWLLMAHFGLTDHFPMS, from the exons ATGATTGGGAAAGAAATGAAGGTAATCCCTCCGGGGTTTCGGAAACTGTGGAAGGAATGGGATCTGAGAGTGATGGTTCTACTCAGCCTAGCCCTCCAAATAATACTCATCGTTTTGGGTCGTCGCAGAAGGTTTGATTCCAGGCTTTGGATCAGAATTGTTGCGTGGTCCGCATACTTGGCTGCAGACTCTGTGGCGACTTTTGCTCTTGGTATTCTTTCAGGCAACCTCACCGATTTGTTTGATGAACACGCCAAAGCTCTCGGCGCAAACACGGAATTAGAAGCATTCTGGGCTCCATTTCTGCTTTTGCACCTGGGTGGTCCGGATACTACAACCGCTTATGCCTTCGAAGATAATGAGCTCTGGTTGAGGCACTTTCTTAAACTTATTGTCCAGACAATAATTGCTTTTTATGTCTTTCTCATGGCTTGGACAGGTGGTTCCCGCCTTTCAATGCTGTCCATTCCAATGTTTCTTGTTGGGCTTATCAAGTATGGAGAACGAACGTGGGTGCTCTGGTCAGCAAGCTACGAGAAGCTTAGACAGTCCTTGTTCAGTAGCACTCGTCCTCATCCTTATGATGACATTGAATTTTTCACCaaagaatattatttaaagattaCTCATGGGTATGTTACAAGACCAACACTGGTTTCCGAGGTCCAGCTTCGCACGGAAAAATTGCTGAGAGCGCACGGGTGTCTGCGACTAACTAAGGGCCTTTTCTTGGATGCTGCACTCCGCTCCAGAGACAGAGACAGTAGCAAATCTGTTTTCAGAAATCTTTCTTTCGAGGATGCATTCAAAGTTATTGAAATGGAGCTCGGAATGGTATATGATTTGCTTTACACCAAGGCACCCCTACTGTATACTCTCTGGGGGCTGCCCTTTCGCCTGCTTACTTTCTTTGTCACCGGTTGTGCGTTGGTGCTCTTCACTTTTCTTCAGCGAagccaaaaacaaaagtaCTCAAAAGTTGATCTTTTCGTGACATTCTCATTGCTAATTGTTGCAATTATCCTAGAGATATATTCGGCAGTGTTTATGTTGATCCCTTCAgatcaatttcttatttggtTAACTAGGAGGTGTATCAATAGTAAAGTTGTTAATGCTTGGAAATTTATACCTAAGAGCCCTAGGTGGTCACGTAAAATGTGTCAGCTCAGTTTGCTAAGCTTCATCGTAGTTGAACATGAACCCAAACCCCTGCCTTGCCGCAAAATCCTTAAGCTCTTAGGCATTGAGAAAAAGCTAGAAAAGCAATGGTGGGTAGCTTATGAAGAAGTGCCTGAAGATCTTAAAGAAGTGATCTTCCGGTTCTTCGAGGAGAAAGCTAGAGAAACGAAGCCATGGGAAAGCAATAGCAAATCTTCCTTTATCATGGTGCCTCGTGCCCAAGGAAATGtagatgatgatgacaaactgATTACTGAGGCTGCTCCAAACTTTGAAGATGACCTTGGGAAAAGCATTCTCTTCTGGCACATTATTACGGAAGTTTTCTATTGCTTAGATGAGCAGATCTTTGAAGCAGACATTGCTAAACACTGTGAGTCAATCAAACAAATCTCAAGATATATGTTCTATCTGTTATTGGTGCATCCTTCCATGTTCTCAATTGGGGTACTGGACCTGAGTAGCTTTGAATATACGGTTCATCGTTTTAGGGATGAAATACAAGAAGTAGTTCCTAACTATCATAGCAAGTACGCGGCGTGTCGAGATCTGGTTAAAGAAGTGTACTATAGTAAGTTTCGCAGCTCGGACAGACTTCTATACGATGCATCGCGTGCAGCTGCTAGTCTGAGGAAGAACCTCGGAGAACag GCACAGGCTCAGGGACAGGGTCTAGCTCTAGCTGAgaaatggaatgaattggggGGTACTTGGTTGAAAATTCTAGCATTTGCAGCACGCAAGAGCAAAGGAAACCAGCATGGTCAACAACTGCGACGTGGTGGTGAATTGCTCACTCATGTTTGGCTTCTCATGGCTCATTTTGGTTTAACCGATCACTTCCCGATGTCATAA